The Dehalococcoidia bacterium genomic sequence GGTTCAACCGCCGCCGGCTCCATGGAGAGTTAGGCATGGCGCCGCCAGCGGAGTTCGAGGCCCTGTACTACGATGAGCAGCAGCCGCTTCCACTGGCTGCTTCCCAATAACCCGAGTCTCTATGAAACCCGGGGCGGTTCAACGTCACAGAGCCAGCCCGCGATATCACGTTTTGGGGCGCCCCAGGCAGCCGCCTCGGGCGCATGGTCGGCAAGCACTGCCCGTAGCTGCCCACGACCCGCAGGTGATCGCTCACGACACAGGCGCGGTGTGCAGCAGGGTATGCTGACGGGGGCCGAATCGCCATGAACGGTGTGTACACGCCCGCGCTTGCATGCGATCCGTGGGAGGAACGATGCTCACTCCCTTCGACGACTACCCCATCCACCAGACGCCCGAGCCGATTGCGCACACCGTCGGCGGCGACCGTAACCACTACGACCGCTACTTCTTCAACGGCTACGACCGCGACGGCGGCTGCTTCTTCGCCGCCGCGCTGGGTGTCTACCCCAACCGGCAGGTGATCGACGCCGCCTTCAGCGTGGTCCTGGACGGCGTGCAGCACGCCGTCTTCGCCTCGGGTCGCGCACCGCTCGACCGCGGCGTCACCCGCGTCGGCCCGCTCGCCGTCGAGGTGGTCGAGCCGCTGCGGATGCTGCGCGTGACGGCCGACGCGGCCTCGCTCGGCATCGAGGCCGACGTGACCTTCACCGCCCGTACGCCCGCGATCGAGGAGCCACGCGCCCGCGCGCTGGACGGCCCCATCCTGCGGTCGGACTACACCCGACTGACGCAGTGGGGCGCGTGGCGCGGAACCGTCCGCGCCGGCGGCACGGCGTTTGCGATCGAGCCCGACCGGGTGCTCGGCTCGCGCGACCGCTCGTGGGGCGTGCGCGGCGTGGGCGAGCCGCCCGGCGGCGCCCCGGCACGTACCCCGCGCCAGTTCTTCTGGCTGTGGGCGCCGCTCAACTTCGACGACTGCTGCACCCACCTGGCCCTCACCGACGATGCGCAGGGCAGGCATCTCTACCAGAGCGCCTGCGTCGTGCCGCTGCTCGGCGAGGGAGCGCCGGCGTTCGGCCAGCCCGAGGCGGTCGAGCACATGCGCGACGTGGATGCTACGGTCGAGTGGGAACCGGGCACGCGACGCGCCCGTCACGCCACGCTGACGCTGATTCCCTGGCGCGGCGAGCGGGAAGTGATCGAGCTTGCACCGCTGCTCACCTTTCAGATGATGGGCATCGGCTATCTGCACCCGGAGTGGGGGCACGGACGCTGGCACGGCGAGGAGGCCACGGGCAGCGCCGCCTGGACCCTCGCCGAGCTGGATCCGCTGGACACGCCCCATCTCCACATCCAGCAGGTCGTCCGCGCCCGCCGGGGCGGGCAGGACGGCATCGGCGTGCTGGAGCAGCTCGCGATCGGCCCCCACGCTCCCAGCGGCTTCAGCGGCCTCCGCGACGGAGCGCCGGCATGACCGTACCGATCGTCGCGGCGGATGCAGTCACCCCTGCATGGCTGACCCAGTTGCTGCGCGACGCGGGCGTCATCTCCCGCGCCGCCGTCACCCGCATCGAGCGCACGCGCATCGGCACCGGTCTGGTGGGGCAGAACGTCCGCTTCACGCTCACCTACGACCACGACGAGCCAGGAGCGCCGGCCAGTGTCGTCGGGAAGTTCCCCTCGACCGAGCCGCTCAGCCGTCGGACCGCCGTGGGCGGCGGCATTTACGAGCGCGAGGTGCGCTTCTACCGCGAAGTGGCGCCCACGGTGCACATCCGCACTCCGGCCTGCTACGCCGCCGCCGTCGACTCCGCCAGCGGCGACTTTGTGGTGCTGCTCGAAGACCTTGCCCCCGCTCGCCAGGGCGATCAGATCGCCGGCTGCAGCATCGCCCAGGCAGAACTTGCGCTTGCCGAGCTGGCCGGGCTGCATGCGCCGCGCTGGGGCGAGGCCGCCTTGCAGGGGCTCGACTGGCTGCCGCGCCCGACGCCGGTGGCGCTCATGCGCCGCCAGCAGCTGTACCAAGCGGTATGGCCGCGCTTTCTCGAGACGTACGAGGCGGCGCTGCCTCCCGGCGGCGTAGCATTGGGTGAGCGCTTCGGACGGACACTGGCGCGAGCGCTGGACCCGGACGGCGCACCGCCGTGCATTACGCACGGTGACTACCGCATCGACAACATGCTGTTCGGCACGGCCGAAGGCGGCTACCCGCTGGCCGTGGTGGATTGGCAGACGGTGGGCATCGGCGCGGGCGCGCAGGATGCCGCCTACTTCCTGGGCGCCGGACCGCTCGTCGCGGAACGGCGGACGCATGAAGAGCGCCTGCTGCGCTGCTATTACGATGCGCTGCTCGCCGGCGGCGTGCATGGCTACTCGTGGGACGCGTGCTGGCGCGATTACCGTCGCGGATCGCTGAGCGGCCTGAGCATGACCGTAGTCGCGTCAATGATCGTCGAGACGGACGCCCGCGGCGTTGCCATGTTCTCTGCCATGGCCGAACGCCACTTCAGCCACGCGCTTGAGATCGGCGCCGAGGAATTCTTCGCCTGAGTGCGGATCGAGGAGACGAAGCGGAACTCGGGTGCGCGCGGACGGCTCGCAACCCATTTCGCAAACAGCATAGCGTGGCGAGCCGGTTCCCCCGCGTTGTGAGAAGCCATTGCAGAAGGCGACTGCACGGCATGAACCGTTGAGATCAGCCTCCGGAGCGACCGTGCGGCAGCATTCGTTGTCCAGTAGTGGCCGACGATCCACGAACGACGCACGACGGGTGGCTGGCGTCTGTAATACCCGCCCTGACGATATTCCACGTGGTAGCAATAAACAGAGCTGTTCGCCGTGGCTGGACACCGTACGCGTCGTGCGAAAGGGTAGAAGAGGGCGGCGGGTGTCCCGATTCGAGGACACCCGCCGCGAGCTGGATGGTGCGTGTCGACCGGCTAGGGGCTGACGACCGCGACGATCGAGAACTGCCAGGGGCCGAGCACCCAGAATCCACCGGCGCTGAGCGGCGTGCTCCACGTCGGGAAGGTCGTGAGCGCCGCCGGCTGCCAGAAGGCGCCTGAACCGGCTGGGCCGTTGATGTAGCACAAGTTCCCGTCGGCGCCGGAGTGGGTGTCGTCGGGGCAAACGCCGGAGCCGGCCGGCCCTGCTCCCGGTCCGCTGCTGCCCGCGGACGAATTGCTCCAGAACATCAGCCAGTAGGCGGTGTTTGCTTGAAGGGTCGCGCTGATCGGCACGCAGTTCCAGCTATCCGCCGTCAGCACACCGACCGCGCTGTGGGTGAGCAGGGCACCGGGCGTGCCGCTGGCGTCCGCATAAATGGCCAC encodes the following:
- a CDS encoding phosphotransferase codes for the protein MTVPIVAADAVTPAWLTQLLRDAGVISRAAVTRIERTRIGTGLVGQNVRFTLTYDHDEPGAPASVVGKFPSTEPLSRRTAVGGGIYEREVRFYREVAPTVHIRTPACYAAAVDSASGDFVVLLEDLAPARQGDQIAGCSIAQAELALAELAGLHAPRWGEAALQGLDWLPRPTPVALMRRQQLYQAVWPRFLETYEAALPPGGVALGERFGRTLARALDPDGAPPCITHGDYRIDNMLFGTAEGGYPLAVVDWQTVGIGAGAQDAAYFLGAGPLVAERRTHEERLLRCYYDALLAGGVHGYSWDACWRDYRRGSLSGLSMTVVASMIVETDARGVAMFSAMAERHFSHALEIGAEEFFA